From the genome of Candidatus Chlamydia corallus, one region includes:
- a CDS encoding malate dehydrogenase, which produces MAFKEIIRVAVTGGTGQIAYSFLFALAHGDVFGTDRGIDLRIYDLPGTERALSGVRMELDDGAYPLLHHLRVSTSLSDAFDSIDAAFLIGAVPRGPGMERGDLLKQNGKIFSLQGAALNTAAKREAKVFVVGNPVNTNCWIAMKNAPRLHRKNFHAMLRLDQNRMRSMLAHRAGVPIEEVSRIVVWGNHSVKQVPDFTQARISGKSAAEFIGDRDWLENILVHSVQNRGSAVIEARGKSSAASASRALAEAARSIFCPKSEEWFSSGVCSDHNPYGIPEDLIFGFPCRMLPSGDYEIIPGLPWEPFIRNKIQISLDEIAQEKASVSLL; this is translated from the coding sequence ATGGCATTCAAAGAGATCATTCGAGTTGCCGTCACAGGAGGTACGGGGCAGATTGCTTATAGTTTTTTATTTGCATTAGCCCACGGGGATGTTTTTGGAACAGATCGCGGTATAGATTTACGGATCTATGATTTGCCAGGTACAGAAAGAGCTCTCTCTGGAGTGCGTATGGAGCTCGATGATGGTGCGTATCCTCTCTTACATCATCTCCGAGTCTCTACATCATTAAGCGATGCTTTTGACAGCATTGACGCAGCTTTTCTTATAGGTGCCGTACCTCGTGGGCCTGGTATGGAGCGAGGAGACCTTTTAAAGCAAAATGGCAAGATCTTTTCTTTACAGGGAGCAGCTTTAAATACAGCAGCAAAAAGAGAAGCTAAGGTTTTTGTTGTGGGGAATCCTGTCAATACGAATTGTTGGATTGCTATGAAAAATGCACCGAGATTACATCGGAAAAATTTCCACGCCATGTTACGCCTAGATCAGAATCGTATGCGTAGCATGCTTGCTCATCGTGCTGGAGTTCCTATAGAGGAGGTCTCACGTATTGTTGTCTGGGGAAATCACTCAGTAAAGCAGGTCCCTGACTTCACACAAGCACGTATTTCTGGAAAGTCTGCTGCAGAGTTTATTGGGGATCGAGATTGGTTAGAAAATATTTTAGTACACTCCGTACAGAATCGTGGGAGTGCTGTGATCGAAGCTAGAGGGAAGTCTTCGGCAGCATCGGCATCTCGAGCACTTGCAGAGGCTGCCCGATCTATTTTTTGTCCTAAAAGTGAAGAGTGGTTTTCTTCTGGAGTTTGTTCGGATCATAATCCTTATGGGATTCCTGAAGACTTGATTTTTGGTTTCCCATGTCGTATGTTGCCTTCTGGTGATTATGAAATCATTCCTGGATTGCCTTGGGAGCCGTTTATCAGAAATAAGATTCAAATATCCTTAGATGAAATTGCTCAGGAAAAAGCTAGCGTGTCTTTGTTATAA
- the ltuA gene encoding protein LtuA (LtuA (late transcription unit A protein) is found exclusively in the genus Chlamydia.): MFFIAVRSRGFLDIHGILPTRRGKQVVKSTAGAWIGSRGAIFYSLVS, from the coding sequence ATGTTTTTCATTGCAGTACGTTCTCGTGGATTTTTAGACATTCATGGTATTTTACCGACTCGTAGGGGTAAGCAAGTAGTTAAATCTACTGCTGGTGCCTGGATAGGGTCGCGAGGTGCCATATTCTACAGCCTAGTTTCATAA
- a CDS encoding glucose-6-phosphate isomerase: MQRKRFLDCDSTKILQELALNPLDLTAPGALSEERIKKFSLLGGGFTFSFATERLDEAVLAALTSLAEERGLHDSMLAMQQGQVVNYIEGFPSEMRPALHTATRAWVTESSFTGQAQDIAVRSRVEAQRLEDFLTEVRSQFTTIVQIGIGGSELGPKALYRALRAYCPTDKHVHFISNIDPDNGAEILNTIDCAKTLVVTVSKSGTTVETAVNEAFFADYFVKKGLSFKDHFIAVTCEGSPMDDPGKYLEVFHLWESIGGRFSSTSMVGGVVLGFAYGFEVFLELLQGASAMDQVALQPNARENLPMLSALISIWNRNFLGCSTEAVIPYSSGLEFFPAHLQQCCMESNGKSITQAGKRAGFSTSPVIWGEPGTNGQHSFFQCLHQGTDIIPVEFIGFEKSQRGEDISFHGTSSSQKLFANMIAQAIALASGCENTNLNKNFDGNRPSSVLVSSQLNPYSLGELLSYYENKIVFQGFCWGINSFDQEGVSLGKALANRVLELIEGADASNFPEAAALLTLFNIKFV, from the coding sequence ATGCAAAGAAAAAGATTTTTAGATTGTGATTCAACAAAGATACTTCAAGAGCTTGCTTTAAATCCCCTAGATCTTACAGCTCCTGGAGCTCTCTCTGAAGAGAGAATCAAGAAGTTTTCTTTGCTAGGAGGGGGATTTACTTTTAGCTTTGCTACAGAACGTTTGGATGAGGCTGTGCTTGCTGCACTGACCTCGTTAGCCGAAGAAAGAGGATTACACGATTCTATGTTAGCAATGCAGCAGGGCCAAGTTGTAAACTATATTGAAGGGTTCCCAAGTGAGATGCGACCTGCATTACATACTGCAACGCGGGCATGGGTAACAGAGAGCTCTTTTACAGGACAGGCTCAAGATATCGCAGTAAGGTCTCGCGTCGAGGCGCAACGTCTTGAGGATTTCTTAACCGAGGTCAGAAGTCAGTTTACTACCATAGTGCAGATAGGAATCGGTGGGTCTGAGCTAGGTCCCAAAGCACTCTATCGGGCACTCCGTGCGTATTGCCCTACGGATAAGCACGTACATTTTATCTCTAACATTGATCCTGACAATGGTGCCGAAATTTTAAATACCATAGATTGTGCTAAGACTTTAGTAGTTACAGTATCAAAGTCAGGAACTACAGTAGAGACAGCAGTGAATGAGGCCTTTTTTGCAGATTATTTTGTGAAGAAAGGCCTCTCATTTAAAGATCATTTTATAGCAGTCACTTGTGAAGGCAGTCCTATGGATGATCCTGGTAAGTATCTTGAGGTATTTCATCTTTGGGAAAGCATTGGAGGAAGATTTTCCTCCACTTCTATGGTTGGTGGTGTCGTTTTAGGCTTTGCTTACGGTTTTGAGGTTTTCTTGGAATTGCTCCAAGGAGCTTCAGCTATGGATCAAGTGGCTTTGCAGCCTAATGCCAGAGAGAATCTTCCTATGCTTTCGGCTTTGATTAGCATTTGGAATCGGAATTTCTTAGGTTGCTCAACAGAGGCTGTCATTCCTTATTCTTCAGGTTTAGAGTTTTTCCCAGCTCATTTGCAGCAGTGTTGTATGGAATCTAATGGGAAAAGCATCACACAAGCTGGTAAAAGAGCGGGATTTTCTACCAGCCCTGTGATTTGGGGCGAGCCAGGAACGAATGGACAGCATTCCTTTTTCCAGTGTCTCCATCAGGGTACGGACATTATTCCCGTAGAGTTTATAGGCTTTGAAAAAAGCCAGCGGGGTGAAGACATCTCGTTTCACGGAACCAGTTCGTCGCAAAAGCTCTTTGCCAATATGATTGCTCAAGCGATTGCCTTAGCATCTGGCTGTGAAAATACTAATTTAAATAAAAATTTTGATGGAAACCGCCCCTCTTCAGTTTTGGTTTCTAGTCAGTTGAATCCTTATTCTCTTGGAGAATTGCTTTCCTATTATGAGAATAAAATCGTCTTTCAAGGTTTCTGTTGGGGTATTAACTCTTTCGATCAGGAAGGAGTCTCTTTGGGCAAGGCATTGGCAAACCGTGTCCTCGAGTTAATCGAGGGTGCTGATGCTTCCAATTTTCCTGAGGCTGCGGCTTTATTAACGCTTTTCAACATCAAGTTTGTGTAA
- a CDS encoding site-specific tyrosine recombinase XerD, producing MPLTQFQKIILEQFSLFLSVDRGLCQKSIEAYRQDITSFLSINGINSPQDISQNSVYIFAEELYRRKEAETTLARRLIALKVFFLFLKDQQLLAHPPIIEQPKIWKRLPSVLTPQEVDALLAVPQQLEKNLPQLAFRDTAILHTLYSTGIRVSELCDLRLGHVSDDCIRITGKGSKTRLVPLGSRAREAIDAYLCPFRDQYQKKNPKEDHLFLSIRGHKLERSCVWRRIHNYAKQVTSKSTSPHSLRHAFATHLLDNKADLRVIQEMLGHARIASTEVYTHVAADSLIEKFLSHHPRNL from the coding sequence ATGCCCTTGACCCAGTTTCAAAAAATAATTTTAGAACAATTTTCATTGTTCCTATCTGTAGATCGTGGTCTTTGCCAAAAATCTATAGAGGCTTATCGCCAAGATATCACTTCCTTCCTCTCAATAAATGGCATAAACTCTCCGCAAGATATTTCACAAAACAGCGTTTATATCTTTGCAGAAGAGCTCTATAGACGTAAAGAAGCGGAGACTACTTTAGCGCGCAGGCTCATTGCTTTAAAAGTATTTTTTCTCTTCTTAAAAGATCAGCAACTTCTTGCCCATCCCCCAATAATAGAGCAACCAAAAATATGGAAACGCCTTCCTTCAGTACTCACTCCTCAAGAAGTTGACGCTCTACTTGCTGTTCCTCAACAACTTGAAAAAAATCTTCCACAACTTGCTTTCCGAGATACAGCCATTCTCCATACACTATATTCAACTGGTATCCGAGTTTCCGAACTTTGCGACCTACGTTTGGGCCACGTCTCTGATGATTGCATCCGCATCACAGGAAAAGGTTCTAAAACTCGACTTGTTCCTCTCGGTTCTAGAGCAAGAGAAGCTATCGATGCGTATCTTTGTCCTTTCCGAGACCAATACCAGAAAAAAAATCCTAAAGAAGACCACCTTTTCTTATCTATCCGGGGACACAAGCTGGAACGCTCTTGCGTATGGCGCCGCATCCATAACTATGCAAAGCAAGTTACCTCAAAATCCACGTCCCCTCACTCATTACGACATGCCTTCGCTACACACCTATTAGACAATAAGGCAGACCTACGAGTCATTCAAGAAATGTTAGGTCATGCTCGCATCGCTTCTACAGAAGTGTATACTCACGTAGCCGCAGACTCTCTAATAGAGAAGTTCCTTTCCCACCACCCAAGAAATCTCTAA
- a CDS encoding SycD/LcrH family type III secretion system chaperone, whose translation MSYLNYLLKKIAASSKEDFPFPDNLESYLEGHVPDKNIALDTYQKIFKISSEDLEKVYKEGYQAYLDKDYAKSIDVFRWLVFFNPFVSKFWFSLGASLHMDQQYPQALHAYGVTAVLRDKDPYPHYYAYICYTLTNEHEEAEKALELAWVRVQHKPLYNELKEEIIDIRKHK comes from the coding sequence ATGTCATATTTAAATTATTTACTAAAAAAAATCGCTGCATCTTCCAAAGAGGATTTCCCCTTTCCAGATAATTTGGAAAGCTATTTGGAAGGACATGTCCCAGATAAAAACATAGCCTTGGATACCTACCAAAAGATCTTTAAGATATCCTCTGAAGATCTTGAAAAAGTATATAAAGAGGGCTATCAAGCCTATCTTGATAAAGACTATGCAAAAAGTATTGATGTTTTTCGTTGGCTAGTTTTTTTCAATCCTTTCGTCTCTAAGTTTTGGTTTTCGTTAGGCGCCTCTTTACATATGGATCAGCAGTATCCACAAGCTTTGCACGCCTATGGAGTCACTGCAGTACTACGAGATAAAGATCCGTATCCTCATTACTATGCCTACATATGCTATACTCTTACAAATGAACATGAAGAAGCTGAAAAAGCTTTAGAATTGGCATGGGTACGTGTACAACACAAGCCTCTCTATAATGAACTGAAAGAAGAAATTATAGATATTAGAAAACACAAATAA